In one Komagataeibacter sp. FNDCR2 genomic region, the following are encoded:
- a CDS encoding MFS transporter gives MSSAPLSPATNGTEPPVRPDSLRHNPGLVAFLAARTASSFSACVQAVAVGWQIYALTHSTTALALVGLAQFLPMVGLLLPAGHAADHFNRQAIVVTCQCIEAVAALFMAIGALGGWTTPWMIYVLVIIFGAARAFEMPCQQTFLPALVPAHVFPRAAAVSSSLFQAAAVTGPSVGGLLYGAGAGVCYLVCAAGFACACIGTLRIRLAFTPRARAPLSRAAFVEVMHFMRARPDMLGAISLDLFAVLLGGATAMLPVYASDILHAGPLGLGLLRAAPAVGAVLCSLLLVWRPLNHRAGSRMFAAVALFGVATVIFALSRSMAVSIVALAVLGGADVVSVVVRGALVQLRTPDSMRGRVSAVNMLFLGSSNQLGEFESGMLASLVGPVGSVALGGVGTLVVTALWIRMFPALWKLDRLDDITPE, from the coding sequence ATGTCTTCCGCCCCCCTCTCGCCCGCCACCAACGGGACCGAACCACCCGTCCGGCCCGATTCCCTTCGTCATAATCCGGGCCTTGTGGCGTTTCTGGCCGCGCGCACGGCTTCGTCCTTTTCGGCGTGCGTGCAGGCGGTGGCCGTGGGGTGGCAAATCTATGCGCTGACCCATAGCACGACGGCGCTGGCGCTGGTGGGGCTGGCGCAGTTCCTGCCCATGGTCGGGCTGCTGCTGCCCGCGGGCCATGCGGCGGATCATTTCAACCGGCAGGCCATTGTGGTGACGTGCCAGTGTATCGAGGCGGTTGCGGCGCTGTTCATGGCTATCGGCGCGCTGGGGGGCTGGACAACGCCGTGGATGATCTATGTCCTGGTCATCATATTCGGCGCGGCGCGTGCGTTCGAGATGCCGTGCCAGCAGACCTTCCTGCCCGCGCTTGTGCCCGCCCATGTGTTCCCGCGCGCGGCGGCGGTCTCGTCCTCCCTGTTCCAGGCCGCGGCAGTGACCGGCCCATCGGTGGGCGGGCTGCTGTACGGGGCGGGGGCGGGGGTGTGTTACCTTGTCTGCGCTGCCGGTTTCGCATGTGCGTGCATCGGTACGCTGCGCATCAGGCTGGCCTTCACGCCGCGTGCGCGCGCACCGCTTTCACGCGCGGCCTTTGTGGAGGTCATGCATTTCATGCGCGCCCGGCCCGATATGCTTGGCGCGATCTCCCTGGATCTGTTCGCGGTACTGCTGGGCGGGGCGACCGCCATGCTGCCGGTCTATGCCAGTGATATCCTGCATGCCGGTCCGCTGGGGCTTGGCCTGCTCCGGGCCGCGCCGGCCGTGGGGGCGGTGCTGTGCTCGCTCCTGCTGGTGTGGCGGCCGCTCAACCACCGCGCGGGGTCGCGCATGTTCGCGGCGGTGGCCCTGTTCGGGGTGGCGACCGTTATTTTTGCCCTGTCGCGCTCCATGGCGGTTTCCATCGTGGCGCTTGCTGTTCTGGGCGGTGCGGACGTGGTCAGTGTGGTGGTGCGCGGGGCGCTGGTGCAACTGCGCACGCCCGACAGTATGCGGGGGCGGGTTTCCGCCGTGAACATGCTGTTCCTTGGCTCCTCCAACCAGCTTGGCGAGTTCGAGAGCGGAATGCTCGCCAGCCTGGTCGGGCCGGTCGGCTCCGTGGCGCTGGGCGGTGTCGGCACGCTGGTTGTCACTGCCCTGTGGATACGGATGTTTCCCGCTTTATGGAAGCTGGACCGGCTGGATGACATTACCCCGGAATAA
- a CDS encoding tRNA-binding protein: MTDPAPHATAATPQGDARDWLDIRAGTVVAALPVPEGRAHAFWLTIDFGPHIGTRHSVAQVSRRYGPARLIGRQVCAVINIPPRQVGTFRSEVLTLGMPDSNGEAILIRPDGRVPDGGKLF, translated from the coding sequence ATGACAGACCCCGCCCCGCATGCCACCGCCGCCACCCCGCAGGGGGACGCGCGTGACTGGCTCGATATCCGTGCCGGTACGGTCGTGGCGGCCCTGCCCGTGCCCGAGGGGCGAGCGCACGCCTTCTGGCTGACCATTGATTTCGGCCCCCATATCGGGACACGACATTCGGTGGCGCAGGTCAGTCGTCGGTATGGCCCCGCCCGGCTGATCGGGCGGCAGGTCTGCGCGGTCATCAACATCCCGCCCCGGCAGGTCGGAACCTTCCGCAGTGAAGTGCTGACGCTGGGCATGCCCGACAGTAATGGAGAAGCCATCCTGATCCGCCCGGATGGCCGTGTTCCCGATGGAGGAAAACTTTTCTGA
- the gpt gene encoding xanthine phosphoribosyltransferase, whose protein sequence is MATSYATVTWDQLHRDARQLASTLITRGPFRGIVAITRGGMIPAAIIARELDCRLIETVSVVTYDEEKMGEPNMIKKPEVAGNGEGFVIIDDLVDSGVTAQLVRQMLPKAVFACLYAKPAGRPITDLFVVEVPQDTWVLFPWDTAPLFIPPLASKSAGEE, encoded by the coding sequence ATGGCTACAAGCTACGCAACCGTAACATGGGACCAGCTGCACCGCGATGCCCGCCAACTGGCCAGCACGCTGATTACCCGTGGCCCCTTCAGGGGAATCGTGGCCATCACGCGCGGTGGCATGATCCCCGCCGCGATCATCGCCCGTGAACTGGACTGCCGCCTGATCGAGACCGTGTCCGTCGTAACCTACGATGAAGAGAAAATGGGCGAGCCCAACATGATCAAGAAGCCCGAGGTCGCCGGCAATGGCGAAGGCTTCGTGATCATTGATGACCTGGTGGATTCCGGCGTCACGGCGCAGCTTGTGCGCCAGATGCTGCCCAAGGCGGTATTCGCGTGCCTGTACGCCAAGCCCGCGGGCCGTCCCATCACGGATCTTTTCGTGGTTGAGGTGCCGCAGGACACATGGGTACTCTTCCCGTGGGACACCGCGCCGCTGTTCATTCCGCCGCTGGCCAGCAAATCGGCCGGGGAAGAGTGA
- a CDS encoding ETC complex I subunit yields the protein MRARIYRKAKPSTQSGQAGTHTWVLEYGQNRPRHVDSLMGWTGSADTPSQVRLQFPDQDSAVAYATEQGIAFDIEIPAPRIRRAKAYADNFRYDRIQNWTH from the coding sequence ATGCGAGCCCGGATTTACAGGAAAGCAAAGCCCTCCACCCAGTCAGGGCAGGCAGGCACCCACACATGGGTGCTGGAATATGGGCAGAACCGCCCCCGCCATGTCGATTCCCTCATGGGGTGGACCGGCAGCGCGGATACGCCCTCACAGGTGCGGCTCCAGTTCCCCGATCAGGACAGCGCGGTAGCCTACGCCACGGAGCAGGGCATCGCCTTCGATATCGAGATCCCTGCCCCCCGCATTCGCCGCGCCAAGGCCTATGCCGATAATTTCCGTTATGATCGTATCCAGAACTGGACGCATTAG
- a CDS encoding lipopolysaccharide biosynthesis protein encodes MSTEERDALRRIFGNTGFLIAGRATNAICSFVYVAWAVRALGLQQFGVLMLVTTFGTAVSAATHLQSWQPLLHYGTDPFTNGRRAQFSRVLAFCIRADYISGGVGWLVGTVGVALFGTYMGWPAADQGAAFAYMLTLWFMNISWSAGVFRLCNCFWLTMLTDLTGIMVRTIGSGIGFMWHMGLDYYLLVWSATQVTMFISGTTLGLLQLRHAGGSLRFSLFTRLKPEDAPGIWRFTLSTSFNNVLGSVFNQFGTLLVGGILGPADAAVYRVSRQIGEGIAKPAQLMMPALYPEFIRLREKQDWYGIKRVTIKLFCMIAGFSVVLMGVAVAVGNILLTWMLHVHWHGGRHLIMLMLGSAILGLGVVPLEPLLTVMGQISQVLKGRIIVTLTYLPLVYGMTRAWHLEGAAAAADVAALIMLCVCLRPVFAWFRRVAPGRRPVEPLAPASSPVATGVKEGAGQGCP; translated from the coding sequence ATGTCCACTGAGGAACGGGATGCGCTCAGGCGCATATTCGGTAATACCGGCTTCCTGATCGCCGGGCGGGCGACGAATGCGATCTGCAGTTTCGTGTATGTCGCATGGGCGGTGCGCGCATTGGGGTTGCAGCAGTTCGGTGTGCTCATGCTTGTGACCACCTTCGGCACGGCGGTATCGGCCGCGACGCACCTGCAATCGTGGCAACCCCTGCTGCATTATGGCACCGACCCGTTCACCAATGGCAGGCGGGCGCAGTTTTCCCGCGTGCTGGCGTTCTGCATACGGGCGGATTACATCAGCGGCGGGGTCGGGTGGCTTGTCGGCACGGTGGGGGTGGCGCTGTTCGGCACCTATATGGGGTGGCCGGCGGCGGATCAGGGGGCGGCCTTCGCCTATATGCTGACCCTGTGGTTCATGAACATAAGCTGGTCGGCGGGGGTGTTCCGCCTGTGTAACTGCTTCTGGCTGACAATGCTGACCGACCTGACCGGCATCATGGTCCGTACCATAGGCTCGGGCATCGGGTTCATGTGGCATATGGGGCTGGATTACTACCTGCTGGTATGGAGCGCGACGCAGGTGACGATGTTCATAAGCGGCACCACGCTGGGCCTGCTGCAACTGCGCCATGCCGGGGGTTCCCTGCGGTTCAGCCTGTTTACCCGGCTGAAGCCCGAGGATGCGCCAGGCATCTGGCGGTTCACGCTTTCCACCAGTTTCAACAATGTGCTCGGCTCGGTCTTCAACCAGTTCGGTACCCTGCTTGTGGGTGGTATTCTGGGTCCGGCGGATGCGGCTGTCTATCGCGTTTCACGCCAGATTGGCGAAGGGATCGCCAAACCCGCGCAGCTTATGATGCCCGCACTTTACCCCGAATTCATCCGCCTGCGTGAAAAGCAGGACTGGTATGGCATCAAGCGCGTGACGATCAAGCTGTTCTGCATGATCGCCGGGTTTTCGGTCGTGCTCATGGGGGTGGCGGTGGCGGTGGGCAATATCCTGCTGACATGGATGCTGCATGTACACTGGCATGGGGGGCGCCACCTGATCATGCTGATGCTGGGAAGCGCCATCCTGGGGCTGGGTGTGGTGCCACTGGAGCCGTTGCTGACGGTGATGGGGCAAATTTCGCAGGTGCTGAAGGGCCGGATTATCGTCACCCTGACCTATCTGCCCCTGGTCTATGGCATGACAAGGGCCTGGCATCTGGAAGGGGCGGCGGCGGCGGCCGATGTGGCGGCGCTGATCATGCTGTGTGTCTGCCTGCGTCCCGTCTTCGCCTGGTTTCGCCGCGTGGCACCTGGCCGCAGGCCGGTCGAGCCGCTCGCCCCGGCATCGAGCCCAGTTGCGACAGGGGTGAAGGAAGGGGCGGGGCAGGGCTGCCCATAG
- a CDS encoding O-antigen ligase family protein, whose protein sequence is MTGLVIPMPLLLLYALAPAEIIMTAVAVLFVAHCVACRDWNWLHQAWVVVAGLLWGDLVLSSAVVGSGHALVQALCLVRYFLFVAALQIWVLPDPRTRGVLVRVYGAVALWLVAGCWQQYLCGRNFMGYGRWVDGALLGPLWAPRAGHALVMTALPAIFPQAIRLALREGARGRVMAAAMLLGLVLTMGLVAQRMPLLCLLAGMGIVGILVPRLRGGLVVVGIFGAIGIGLSPVLAPQAYHKLVVNFIMHMRGFAQSPYGMLFIRAGVMIQHHPWLGLGFDGFRHACPDPAYFHGLPWLGVAEGPYGGAGGCNLHPHNYYLLVGTMGGLPALILFMALALCWLRPICAGIVPARDPQRLMLAVTCGVIFWPVQSSSSFLTQPSAGWMFMVIGWALAASPVASRLQYGMQGASRGGTAALECPRGRRDG, encoded by the coding sequence GTGACCGGGCTTGTGATTCCGATGCCGCTGCTGTTGCTGTACGCGCTGGCCCCGGCGGAAATCATCATGACGGCGGTGGCCGTACTGTTTGTCGCCCATTGTGTGGCGTGCCGCGACTGGAACTGGCTGCATCAGGCATGGGTTGTCGTGGCAGGCCTGTTGTGGGGGGATCTTGTACTGTCTTCCGCGGTGGTGGGCAGCGGGCATGCGCTGGTACAGGCGTTATGTCTGGTACGGTATTTCCTGTTTGTCGCCGCACTTCAGATATGGGTACTGCCAGATCCGCGCACGCGTGGCGTTCTGGTCCGGGTTTACGGGGCGGTCGCGCTGTGGCTGGTGGCCGGATGCTGGCAGCAGTATCTGTGTGGCCGTAATTTCATGGGGTATGGCCGCTGGGTGGATGGCGCGCTGCTGGGGCCGTTATGGGCGCCCCGCGCCGGGCATGCGCTGGTCATGACCGCGCTGCCGGCAATTTTCCCCCAGGCCATACGGCTTGCCCTGCGTGAAGGTGCGCGGGGGCGGGTCATGGCGGCGGCCATGTTGCTGGGGCTGGTCCTGACAATGGGGCTGGTGGCCCAGCGCATGCCGCTGCTCTGCCTGCTGGCGGGTATGGGGATTGTCGGGATTCTGGTGCCGCGCCTGCGGGGGGGGCTGGTGGTGGTCGGTATATTCGGGGCCATCGGTATCGGGCTGTCCCCGGTTCTGGCGCCCCAGGCCTATCACAAGCTGGTCGTGAATTTTATCATGCACATGCGCGGGTTCGCCCAGAGCCCTTACGGTATGCTGTTCATCCGCGCGGGTGTCATGATCCAGCACCACCCATGGCTGGGGCTGGGTTTTGACGGTTTTCGCCACGCTTGTCCGGATCCGGCCTATTTCCATGGCCTGCCATGGCTGGGTGTGGCGGAGGGGCCGTATGGCGGTGCAGGTGGATGTAACCTGCACCCGCACAACTATTACCTGCTGGTGGGAACCATGGGGGGCCTGCCCGCACTTATCCTGTTTATGGCCCTGGCCCTGTGCTGGCTGCGACCGATATGCGCGGGGATCGTGCCCGCGCGCGACCCGCAGCGGCTGATGCTGGCGGTGACATGTGGCGTCATATTCTGGCCCGTCCAGTCCAGCAGTTCATTCCTGACCCAGCCGAGTGCGGGCTGGATGTTCATGGTGATCGGCTGGGCGCTGGCGGCTTCACCAGTTGCCAGCCGGTTGCAATACGGGATGCAGGGGGCTAGTCGTGGGGGGACCGCCGCATTAGAGTGCCCGCGCGGAAGACGTGACGGATGA